From Streptomyces sp. HUAS MG91, the proteins below share one genomic window:
- a CDS encoding IS5 family transposase yields MDPHDRYPNDLSDQRWALIEPVLTAWRAERRRHALDIGRPPEHDLRQILNAILYVDRTGIAWRYLPHDFPPWNTVYGYFARWQRDGVFAQLTGVLRRPVRAREGRDAEPSACVLDSQTIKTSANVHLADQGADAGKRIIGRKRHLGCDTLGLLLTVLVTAASVSDTAAGVTLLSRIAATHPRITKAWVDAGYRTTAIDHGARLGIDAHPVQRPPDTRGPTIIPRRWTIERTIGWLMQHRRLARDYERLAHRSEAMIHLAMIDLMARRLTGEATPNWRGT; encoded by the coding sequence ATGGACCCGCACGACAGGTATCCCAATGACCTGTCCGACCAACGCTGGGCACTGATCGAACCCGTACTCACCGCCTGGCGAGCCGAGCGCCGCCGACACGCCCTGGACATCGGCCGCCCGCCCGAGCACGACCTGCGCCAAATCCTGAACGCGATCCTGTACGTGGACCGCACCGGCATCGCCTGGCGCTACCTGCCGCACGACTTCCCGCCCTGGAACACCGTCTACGGCTACTTCGCCCGCTGGCAGCGCGACGGCGTCTTCGCCCAGCTCACCGGCGTGCTGCGGCGCCCGGTCCGCGCACGCGAGGGCCGTGACGCCGAGCCGTCGGCCTGCGTGCTCGACTCACAGACCATCAAGACCTCCGCCAACGTGCACCTGGCCGACCAGGGCGCCGACGCCGGGAAACGGATCATCGGACGCAAGCGCCACCTGGGCTGCGACACCCTCGGCCTGCTGCTGACCGTCCTGGTCACCGCCGCCAGCGTCTCCGACACCGCGGCCGGCGTGACCCTGCTGTCCCGCATCGCCGCCACCCACCCCCGCATCACCAAAGCGTGGGTGGACGCCGGCTACCGCACCACCGCCATCGACCACGGCGCCCGCCTCGGCATCGACGCCCACCCCGTCCAACGCCCGCCCGACACCCGCGGGCCCACCATCATCCCGCGACGCTGGACCATCGAGCGCACCATCGGCTGGCTCATGCAGCACCGCCGCCTCGCCCGCGACTACGAGCGCCTTGCCCACCGCTCCGAAGCCATGATCCATCTCGCGATGATCGACCTCATGGCCCGCCGCCTCACCGGCGAAGCCACCCCCAACTGGCGCGGCACCTGA
- a CDS encoding pyridoxal phosphate-dependent aminotransferase, whose translation MEHPRNVLDTGPLPANPPDADLVRRYTSRGANASSLVYLSLGENWQGPPSGLVRALHKAVPSYAHGYTLSPYGLPLLRETLQEYIVRSHHLSDSECGETGVAVSQAGTRAAMHDFARLLLRRPVPPDTVLVPAPGWDYGGVMAPLRYHVVPYPLEVNDGGQPNLPVLRGLLARHPRALLVLNPQHNPTGVEWTTDTVRDILRAAVSARAPVLLDDAYYAVVLPGRTPTNALGLLAAETRDSDDLPWLAVRTMGKQFNCNGWGIGALTARPALLAELAETAQERTFGTGMPLQAAMAAWLTDPASDAFVAGLRHVCAGHRLHVTARLRADLGYPAEAVQVGTCTSYLRFRVPPGLAPRGGDETYRRRAAEAGVVVGRGSMIPTAGGTGTWVRMHLVQHRRTLDLAVDRLLEAGLVWQAAPERFPD comes from the coding sequence CCTCGTTCGTCGCTACACCTCCCGGGGCGCGAACGCCTCGTCCCTCGTCTATCTGAGTCTCGGCGAGAACTGGCAGGGACCGCCGTCGGGCCTGGTGAGGGCGCTGCACAAAGCGGTGCCGTCCTACGCGCACGGCTACACGCTCTCTCCCTACGGTCTGCCCTTGCTGAGGGAGACGCTGCAGGAGTACATCGTGCGCAGCCATCACCTGAGCGACTCCGAGTGCGGGGAGACCGGGGTAGCGGTGAGCCAGGCGGGCACGCGTGCCGCGATGCACGACTTCGCCCGGCTGCTGCTCAGGAGGCCGGTGCCACCTGACACCGTGCTGGTGCCTGCCCCGGGCTGGGACTACGGCGGCGTCATGGCCCCCCTCCGGTACCACGTCGTCCCGTACCCCCTCGAAGTGAACGACGGCGGACAGCCCAACCTGCCCGTCCTGCGCGGGTTGCTTGCACGCCACCCGCGTGCCCTGCTCGTGCTGAACCCGCAGCACAACCCCACCGGAGTCGAGTGGACGACGGACACGGTGCGGGACATTCTGCGGGCCGCAGTCTCCGCCAGGGCGCCCGTCCTGCTCGACGACGCCTACTACGCCGTGGTCCTCCCCGGACGAACGCCAACCAACGCCTTGGGCCTACTTGCCGCCGAGACCCGGGACAGCGACGACTTACCGTGGCTCGCAGTGCGGACCATGGGCAAGCAGTTCAACTGCAACGGCTGGGGCATCGGCGCCCTGACCGCGCGCCCCGCCCTGCTGGCCGAACTGGCCGAGACCGCGCAGGAGCGCACGTTCGGCACCGGCATGCCCCTCCAGGCGGCGATGGCCGCGTGGCTGACCGACCCCGCCAGTGACGCCTTCGTCGCCGGACTGCGGCACGTCTGCGCCGGGCACCGACTGCATGTCACCGCCCGACTGCGCGCCGACCTTGGTTACCCTGCCGAAGCAGTACAGGTCGGCACCTGCACCTCCTACCTCCGGTTCCGGGTACCCCCCGGTTTGGCCCCGCGCGGCGGCGACGAGACGTACCGTCGCCGCGCTGCGGAAGCCGGGGTGGTGGTGGGGCGGGGCAGCATGATCCCCACTGCCGGTGGCACGGGCACTTGGGTCCGAATGCATCTCGTCCAGCACCGGCGCACCCTGGACCTCGCCGTCGACAGGCTCCTCGAGGCGGGGCTGGTGTGGCAGGCCGCTCCCGAGCGCTTCCCGGATTAG